The stretch of DNA atttgaTTATATATCTCCAAAAGATTCCATAGTAAAAGTAATCAGAAACTTTTCACCTGTAGCTGTTGATGGACTACAATTCCTATCATGCCTTTCCAGGCTATATACCCTGATATTGAGAAACTGTATTCTCTTTGGCGCCACCTTGTGGTCAGAATACTCAGTGCAAAGTTAAGCCCAGCAGAAGCAGAACTATGCTACAAAGTAAGATCGTGATGTTTTACTGTActaagagagtggtagataagtggaacagcctcccaggaaTAACACATAATAAATATCTGATAAATTACGAGGCATCTTCAATCCAATCTTCATCTTCGAGGATTGCCTCTATCTGAGGGTTTGTGATGACGACATCATCCAGCTCCAACTCCGATGGCTCAGACTGAGTTTCCATCGCTCCAATTAAATCCACTGTCGgccttcaaaataaaaatcagaatcTTCTAGTAAGAGATACTACTTGGGACAGAGGTAGAGTTCGGCGGGATAGAGTGGACTGCCCGGCACAAAGcgagacagttgggaggtatggtataTTTAGGCCCCACTTACTTGTTGTTATAATGTGTAAGTAGGTTCTTCGTACGGCAGTATCGCTGTCTGCAGACCACAACCAGAGCCACAAAAGAAGCCAAAAATATGGTGGCCAGGACACCGATTGCCACAATGACCACAGTCTCCATTTCTCTAGCGGGCGATCAGGCGGTTCACGGGCAGTAAAGGGAGATCATCTGAAAATAAGGACGTTGGGAAATTAGGAAACtcatctatctatttatctatcattctatctatctatctatctatttatccatccttctatctatttatctatcattccatttatctatccatctatctatctatctatctatctatctatctatctatctatctatctatctatctatctatctatctatctattactATTTACATCTGTgtgtttatagtaaattatatgctGTTATATAAACATAACTGATGCTTACATGTAcatctgtatatatatgcatagcTCATGCGgtaatatgtatacattatgtatcaacattttaagcattttcatttataaaaatatatatgttatccaAAAGTATCCGCTGCTCTTCAAAGGTCAcggagctgttttcatggaaaacaaggaaatttctggctgtaacataattacaaaagggttttgtaaccattaattagccttttaaacgtaaacttggatcagcgaacacaacgtgccattggaagacaggagtgatgggagtgataaagggccattggaacacaggagtgatgggagtgataaagggccatcggaagacaggagtgatgggagtgataaagggccattggaagacaggagtgatgggagtgataaagggccattggaacacaggagtgatgggagtgataaagggtcattggaagacaggagtgatgggagtgataaagggccattggaagacaggagtgatgggagtgataaagggccattggaagacaggagtgatgggagtgataaagggccattggaagacaggagtgatgggagtgataaagggcctctggaacgcaggagtgatgggagtgataaagggtcattggaagacaggagtgatgggagtgataaagggccattggaagacaggagtgatgggagtgataaagggccattggaagacaggagtgatgggagtgataaaaggcctctggatgcctatgaagagattccattaaaaatcatcagtttccagctacagtagtcatttacaacattaaccccgtctgtgctagatttctgatccatttcatggtATTAAGTGGACAACTATTTGCTGttgtttcaaaaacaaggacatttccaagtgaccccaaacttttgaactgtaACGCGtacaacaataaatacataataatgacATTCATATGAATTGACGACGTGTATGAATGTCTTTCTACGGTAACCCATCCGATTATCTCTAAGGTGGAATTTATCTTTAAACTTCAGATGGTTCCGGGGACGTTCGGAGATGAAATAGGAtttattatttgcttttattcacgataaaataaatgtaaacgcTCTTACCTAGAATTAGACATGGAGGTTGAGTTTGCTCGGCAGTCACTTCCGCGTAGGCCTGCTGGAGACGTGGGTAAACAATTCTTACCTTGCGTTTGTCTTTTCCCAAATCATTAACAGACTTCTAATACGGGGCGTTCGCTGCAATGCAGCTGAACCGTTTGGCCCCTGCGTTTACAGCccctttaatattatatttctgCTAATACTGGAAACACACAAAACGACaacatctatttatttttcggggggggggtatcctttttttttttttttttttttttaggaaattcataatttttacaatttcagttatttaaacagaggcttagatgtaacgtaatgaagttttactttactgaaaaggtggtagataagtggaacagcctcccagcagaagtggtagctggtaatacagtgagggtattaaatatgcatgggataggcatacggctcctgaatctaagacgagaccaatgatcAGTGATTGAGACGGGCAgaatagacgggggccgaatggggccgatctgctggcaaagtctatgtttctatgccatCCATTCAGGTAAATCCCGATGACGTAATGAACGCCGAGAACTGACACACCTTAAGGGCGACCCAACCTTAGTTAAAACATAATCCAGGGAAACCGGTTTTGCCACATTAATTTCCCCGGTATAAATAATACCGTCCATTATTAAGCTCTGAATTTCCAAATTCTTAATTGTGACAACATGAAATCAGATCTTTGGGATGGATCCTTTTTGTGTTCCTTCTATCAGATCTCCTTGGAGTCCCCATTAGTGATTCTCTTTAAATGATCACCCCCCCCTTAAAATACAGCACTTTCTATCACCTAAATGTAACAAtaaggtataaatatatataaacaacatcaaatgtttataaataaagttatgtaaataaaaacacatctttatTCAACATAAAAGCTAGCAACagatcacaaagtcacataaaagctATGGTAAAGCCACACCCACACCAAAGCCACACCCACAGCCACACCCCTAAACAGTGTCTTTGGCTATTCCAAATATTGACTTGCACCCCCCCCAACATTTAAGGTGTTCGAATGGGGACCCCCTGTGTCAAGGGGCATGACAATGGGAAACACTGCCCCAGAGGGCGGGGCAAGAGGTGTGGCCTAAAAAGCCACTTTGTGACACTAGTGCAGTGAGGCGGCGGGTGGGGGCTGCAGCGGAGGTCTTAATTGCGTTATTCGCCTCCCTGGGCCGGTCGGGGGGGGGTgatcagaggatctctccaACCCTCCCCACAAAAGAGGGGCAGTGGGGCAGCTGTGGGGCAGCTACTGGGGCAATTCCCCAAAAACAAGGactgtcctgcaaaaaaaacaggacagtaGGGAGGTATGGAACTGAGAGTGCATGTGTAGGGTTGTTTAAGTCCTAAATCTTGTCTCGAGTCATGTGATGTCGCTGAGGTCGACGAGCCAATGAGACGATGGGGCACTTTCACTCATTTTATGCACTCATATATTTCAGGGTAACCtctttttaatctgttttaatcatttttttttatttttttttttatttctcagcAGAGTATATTTCACAAAAATCTGTTAAGGTTCTTGGCAACAACCAGCAGAGATCTTAAGAGGGTAATAGGATTAACATTCCGGTGGGATTTCTCCCTAATGAAGACAATTTAAGGAGAAAAAATGACTATTATCAGACCAGCGTACTGcgtgtatactgtatacttcCCGAATAGGGGGTCAGGAAATAGaaggacattttactttacttctGAAAGGGTGGTGGATACATGGAATGGTCtgccagcaaaagtggtagagattaatacagtaagggggtTTAAACAGGTAGAGATGGGCCGAAAGGGGCCCATCTGCTGGCAGATTCACTGCTTCTATCCAATATACAATCGGGGTTATATCATACGTCACAAGTGTTACTATTGTTGTATCTTAAGAAGAAACCTCTGGGGTTCCAAAAGTTTAGGTGACACTCTGTCTTCTTCTGTGTTGGCCCAGTAAAGGTATCACCAAACTTCTCTTGGACCAGTCTGGCTGTACCCATCCCAGGAGGGGCAATTCAAGTCTCTGTGCCCCTCCttcctccccgatgcccctcttttctaggaggtcagaatgtttgctgggtatgagggtatcagagggttctacagccctaaaaagcCCCAATAACGACACATAAAACAAAGACtaataaatccaaataaaagCGACCGTTTATGTAATAGTAGGAGTTATATGGAGTAaggggaggagttatagggagggtttATATGGAGTAaggggaggagttatagggaggggttatatggagtaatgggaggagttatagggaggggtaaTATagggtaataggaggagttatagggaggggttatatagagtaatgggaggggttatagggagggttatatggagtaataggaggaatTATAGGGAGGGTTTATATTGAGTAatgggaggggttatagggaggggttatatggagtaatgggaggagttatagggaggggtaaTATagggtaataggaggagttatagggagggtttATATTGAGTAatgggaggggttatagggaggggttatatggagtaatgggaggagttatagggaggggttatatgtaAGGAAAGGATATAATGAATATCTGTGGTTGATATAGGTTATAGGGAGGTGAATCCTCTGTCTCAGATTATAATATGGGGAAGTTTGGgcagaaatacacatttttaatacGTGTAACTGTAATTTTGAGTTTTCTTCTTGGGTAAAATGAAGGTGAAGCAGCATCGCACACATCCAGCCTTCCCAGTGTGCAGCCAGAACGTCCCTTTTTCCAGTTAACCTTCCACCCTCCCCCTATAAACAAAGTAGGCTGTGAGATTTCAGCTCGTTTAACAAAATTCTATACCTTTTCTCTTGTTTCAGTAATAAGAGGGGTAGAATCGTCTAATAAAACCGGTTTTATTCCGTTACGTTACACACACGGACTCGCAAAAAACGGTAAAAGTCCAGAGCTTACctttttgttctctctctcctccattcCCACATTCCTGTCTTTATCTGGGACTGGGAGTTGGAACGCATTCCATTCTGACAGATTACGGAGTCTGGAGCCCCGCTGCATTATGGGATTAGTGTGTTCTGAACCACAACTTAgataaactattatttttttattttttttatatattttttttttctttgtaaaattatattataattttttataattatattataattgtatGCATTTTGCAAATTTATTGATAGGTTTGATAACTATATTATGAAAActatatacaaaaacaattaaaaatgtgtgtttctcagataaaatgttttgtcattttaaccccttaatgacaaagcccgtaacGCACGGCCtcaaagtgcattgttttcaatgggtttagggaccgcccattgtccttaagggcttAAACAGTTTCACTGCACTGACTATGGGGTGTAGAGCTTTAAGAGGGGCTCCATAGAATAGCAGGGCTCacagtaaagggttaaaacctaGTTTAATCTCATTTAGTTCTAATAAAGAtcatttatctgcagacctggaggccgctattgttgtcagtcatgtgatatttaagTTGCATTTCctgactcaaacaccacactgagctgatgctttatggcgatgctaatgaagtctgtccttccatagactttcattaccAGAcaggtctatttactaaactgcAAGTGCTAGAGTTGCTTCAATGCTAAACTACATTACTGTAACACAATGCTAGCCCATTTGGCACTTTGAAGGGTCAATTGTTCCTATGGCAACAACAGCCGTAAAGTGTGACTGTGTTATCCATGTTGCTGGAGTATAGAATGTCGGAATGCTTACAGTTAATACCACTCATTAAATAAACACGACACAtatcatgtattttatatatatgtttaataactTGGAGTTTTATATCGATGACAATTTCCGCTCCTCTTAGTACGGttagattatttatttaattatttaatatatcattGCGTTATATTCGGTCATCAGCATCCAGCTGTAAAATTACTTAAATCTTTTCCTTCACAGTTTTTTCCCCAATCGCtcctaaaaaaaagaaggaaaaaaataacttacaattaaatttcttttaaatgcagcaccttcttcttcttccaatgTAGAGCAGGGCTGTCCaaagccccccctcccccacccgcCTTCTTTATTTCTAGTATcagatttaaaatatgttttcaaaaatattgggcTGGTTACTTCTTTAAAGTTGTcgttttttgccccataatataatgtttattcaaaatattttgccATTAGCCAATGACATTTCCAGGAGAGAAATAAGAATGAatttcacaaaaataataataataatagcaataaattCTATATAATACAACATAATGTCAACAAACAACTAACGGAATCCCTGTAAATTCATCGTAACATCAACAGAGaaatcaattttatttaaacgtttgtgtttttaattgcaaatttacccACCAAGCTGACAATCCATTGGGGTCCGACACAATCCGTTCGAGGCATTTAATATCGTCTTCAATATCAGCGTCCAATAATTCTAAAAGTAGACGAAATATGACAATAACAGCACACCATGAAAAAAAGATAGCCAATGTATTAATCTATACATTACTGCAACATAAAGAAAGGTCACCAATTAGGTAATCTGTTTGTTATCATCAGTATAAAACCTGATGATGTCATTCATGAAATTGGTTATGACCTCATCAGCTAAGCACAAGGGGATACACAGTTTGTGCGCATGGTAAAGGCTTCCTATACTTCCTATACGCCTCTTCTGTAATAGATCAAATTGTCTTCCCATCATACTTTGCCACAAATGTTTCCATCACCTCCCTCCTCCCCCATTATAAAACCCCCCTCCAAATGAAGAAAGCCCATTATTACTTGTACAATCTAATCCACACAAGTTCTTGCGTCCCGGGGTCTCCCCATCGTAGCACCACCAGTAGCTGTTGATCTGGAAGACACCGTACTCCGAGCGGCTCACGTGAAGTGATGTATCGTATCGACTCATGTAGTACGCCATACATGTGTCTGGAGATGAAGACAGAGCAGGGACGCGTGGTTAACAGAACGAGagagaaacatgaaaaaaaaactatttttatgccTCAAACCCTCTCTCAAGAACCCAAGCCCTTCCCATCAATAATCTCCCATATGAACTTCTACCGGATCTCCTATTTGGCTTCCACCAAGCTTTTTTCCCAGCTCCTGTCTTCTTCTCCAAACCTGTTAGGATGTCCGTGATGCCGAACAAATTACCAAATACGAATATCTATACATTGAGTAACATTGAGTAACCATTTGGCTTTGGAACCGTATGTTGGCCACGGCACACCTGCCACattaatggaataaaatattattattaacgtaTAAAAGCTGGACTAGAAGTCAACAAAAAAAGGCCAAGTGAATGTCTGAGCTGGTTTGGGGGTTCATGTAATTAACCCTTAATAGGGTTTTTCATCTGAAAAAGACTTGAGATCTGTGTCGAGTTCAGACGGATTCCTATTTACCCCCTCTGTCTCTAGCTGGGTGGTATAAATGTTGGGTAAGTCTGCCAGGTGATGCGGGCCTGAGCATTTCTAACTGAAACCCCAGTTTCTCGCTTCGATCAACAGCACTCTGCAGCTCACAAGGGATTCAGCCGGCGGCGACCCTGGCCACAAAGCTGACTACATCCAGACTGCCGAGCCAAGAAGATCCTGGTTTATGTCACATTTCCTTTATCTACTTTATAAATGTTTGAAGTATTTgtattgggggggagggggagcgGAAAGAAATGTAACAAATCAAATTgagtaaataaaaattaaaaaaaacactcacaGTCTTCCACGGTGTAGCCTTTCACCGTCAGATTGGCCTCCCTCAGTTTATTCACCAACGCACACCGATCCATTGACCACGTTTGGATGGCCAAGGTAAGAAGCACAAGCATCAAGCGGACGATCATTGTTCCGAGACCGAATGAACCGGCTTGTTCCTCGCCTGGTCTTGTAGGCAACGATGAATCATACGGAATGCGAAAATAAGAAAACTACCTAcgtcataataaaaataataggtgGAGCGATGGATGGAATTCTTGGGATTGAGAAATAATTGCTGTAGCCATCAAACAAACTTAAggaagtattatttttaatgttcaaATCAATGTAACTTTTAATCACTTCATGTCCTTCTTCttgttagtatatatatatatatatatatatatatatatagtatatggttagtatatagtatagtatatatatgggACATATTTGTAACCACCATGCTAGTTCAGTGTGAAAAAAGTGACCTCACGGCCATATCCATGCATGACATCATCAACAAACTGTGCTAATTACCAGCCATACAACCCACCACATGCcacccaccccccaccccccgaaGTCCACAAAATTCTGAATTGGAAACCATTTGCCAAGGATCGCATTTATTGGTGTAAGGAAAGCATGGGCAGAGAAGTCAGTCGaaacacaatttatttattttcagggttttttttagcaggTTCCCAATTAACATCCATCGGAAAAACTGCTTACGTCTTTTCCTTTACAGGAAACTTCCCAAGGAATCctagaaaagaaaacataaagacaaaataaagaGAATGTAACAATACGGAAACGCTAACAGGGGAATTATAGGAGGTTCAATGGCTTTCCTATTAGCCACCCTCGTAAGACCCCatgttgttccaataaactccctttatctccaggcctggaggccgccattgttgtcggtcatgtgatattttcgGAGCCTTTCCTACTCAAACACCTCACTGAGCTGCTGCTTTACGGCAACGCTAATGAAGTTGGTCCATTGACTTTCATCAGTCAGAGTCtccaactgggtgattaagactgagccactcTAGTGTTTACTAGAGGCagtgtgataaggagtcagggctAATACTTCTATTTTAATGGGTAAGCAGCACCTACCAAGATTCCAGTCCTTTGGGTTCTCTTACAATCCTGTTAAGACATCTTATGTCATCTGTAACGTCTTCATCCAACAGAtctaacaaagaaataaagcacATAACGATTC from Spea bombifrons isolate aSpeBom1 chromosome 13, aSpeBom1.2.pri, whole genome shotgun sequence encodes:
- the LOC128471748 gene encoding sperm acrosome-associated protein 5-like; translated protein: MIVRLMLVLLTLAIQTWSMDRCALVNKLREANLTVKGYTVEDYTCMAYYMSRYDTSLHVSRSEYGVFQINSYWWCYDGETPGRKNLCGLDCTKLLDADIEDDIKCLERIVSDPNGLSAWSDWGKNCEGKDLSNFTAGC